In one Agathobacter rectalis ATCC 33656 genomic region, the following are encoded:
- a CDS encoding cysteine-rich VLP protein, which translates to MDARELTRDEKKKIRSLVTGMCANYDRESGLCLPLDCACYMLHKCWTGAYCRYFREAVLPLNPELQASLTTEGISPELRACAVCGKAFLPEGRQAYCSDACKAEGNRRKSRERMRKMREKRPGGCYDLPPPKA; encoded by the coding sequence ATGGACGCCCGGGAGCTGACCCGTGACGAGAAGAAGAAAATCCGTTCTCTTGTCACGGGGATGTGCGCCAACTATGACCGGGAAAGCGGCCTGTGCCTTCCTCTTGACTGTGCCTGCTATATGCTGCACAAGTGCTGGACAGGGGCGTACTGCCGTTATTTCCGTGAGGCTGTCCTGCCTCTTAACCCGGAGCTTCAAGCGTCGTTGACAACGGAAGGCATCTCCCCGGAGCTGCGAGCCTGTGCGGTCTGCGGAAAGGCGTTTTTGCCCGAGGGGCGTCAAGCCTACTGCTCCGACGCCTGCAAGGCCGAAGGGAACCGCCGAAAAAGCCGGGAACGCATGAGGAAAATGCGGGAGAAAAGGCCGGGCGGCTGTTACGATTTGCCGCCTCCAAAGGCTTGA
- a CDS encoding DUF4366 domain-containing protein has translation MKKTKYRRLAAMAASLLCCLIFTVPAYAQSSEPQPETAPAPAETEAEPETQNPFTPDGTGTVVDNATDEDGKEFYTITTADESVFYLVIDKQKTSENVYFLNTVTTDDLLPLAEQGKEPPKEVTPEPEPKPTEPVEEVPESEPEKKDSPLLSLLLIGAVVLAGGGIGYYFKIYKPKHEAPDLEDDYCEYEDGELEEISEEPDDEDTPPWEEDTEE, from the coding sequence ATGAAGAAAACTAAATACCGCAGGCTGGCGGCGATGGCTGCCAGCCTTTTGTGTTGCCTGATCTTTACGGTCCCGGCCTACGCCCAGAGCAGCGAGCCACAGCCGGAGACAGCTCCCGCCCCGGCGGAAACCGAAGCGGAGCCGGAAACACAGAACCCCTTTACCCCGGACGGGACGGGAACCGTGGTGGACAACGCCACCGACGAGGACGGTAAAGAGTTTTACACCATTACCACAGCAGACGAGAGCGTGTTTTATCTGGTGATCGACAAACAGAAAACCAGCGAGAACGTCTATTTCCTCAATACCGTTACCACAGACGACCTTCTGCCTCTTGCCGAACAGGGTAAGGAACCGCCCAAAGAAGTGACCCCGGAGCCAGAGCCAAAGCCCACCGAACCGGTGGAGGAAGTACCGGAATCCGAGCCGGAGAAAAAGGACAGCCCCCTTCTCTCTCTGCTCCTGATCGGTGCGGTGGTGCTGGCCGGCGGTGGGATTGGTTACTATTTCAAGATTTACAAGCCGAAGCATGAAGCCCCGGATTTGGAAGATGATTACTGCGAATATGAGGACGGGGAGCTGGAGGAGATCTCAGAGGAACCCGATGACGAAGATACCCCGCCATGGGAGGAAGATACGGAGGAATGA
- a CDS encoding DUF4315 family protein has translation MNKIDKLDKELEKAREKAAEWQAKIRELEKQKQEEENSQIVQAVRSLKLTPAQLMAFLNDPKNSLTASGHTDPKPEAPEKEDTAHEEN, from the coding sequence ATGAACAAGATCGACAAGCTCGATAAGGAACTGGAAAAAGCCCGGGAGAAGGCTGCCGAGTGGCAGGCCAAAATCCGGGAGCTGGAAAAGCAGAAACAGGAGGAAGAAAACAGCCAGATCGTGCAGGCGGTGCGCTCCCTTAAACTGACGCCCGCCCAGCTGATGGCATTTCTGAATGACCCCAAAAACAGCCTTACCGCTTCGGGCCATACTGACCCGAAGCCGGAGGCACCCGAAAAGGAGGACACAGCCCATGAAGAAAACTAA
- a CDS encoding C40 family peptidase: MRQEDEADGPQDTGKAQEPEGSAEKVGSKKGKYQKAQAKAEHTGEKLGKAREKLDKTEAKRAAKKPPGLAKKAVRGARTEAWFYVHNKIHEVEHENVGVEGAHKSELAAEAGARKLTRYAKRRWREHPARKVAKWERKDIKARANVDFQKMASEHPELASNPLSRVQQKWKLKRRYSKEAKAAAKQGAKAAKKTAAASGTATRRAAQFVTRHPVAVLVLLLLLLLCFLVSAVSSIFPTLGSGLANALSGTSYASEDTDLLGVDEDYTALENELAQTVANIESTHPGYDEYRYSVDEIGHNPYELASYFSAKYHVYFREQVQDELREIFEAQYELTLTEEVEIRYRTETSTDPETGETTTEEVPYEYYILNVTLTNKTLPAVILPRLNEQQREIYTVMQQLKGNKPYLWEGIYNGGEDTGPSYEIPGEALDDPAFAALMEEATKYIGWPYVWGGSSPSTSFDCSGFVCWVYTASGVHNLPRTTAQGIYNQCAIIFPSEAKPGDIIFFTGTYDSPGPVSHVGIYVGDGMMLHCGSPIQYANINSSYWQTHFYAFGRL, from the coding sequence ATGAGGCAGGAGGATGAAGCGGACGGGCCGCAGGATACCGGCAAGGCACAGGAGCCGGAGGGCTCCGCCGAGAAGGTCGGGAGCAAAAAGGGCAAGTACCAGAAAGCACAGGCAAAAGCGGAACACACCGGGGAAAAGCTGGGAAAGGCCCGGGAGAAACTGGACAAGACCGAGGCAAAACGGGCAGCGAAGAAGCCGCCGGGGCTTGCAAAAAAGGCAGTCCGGGGAGCCCGTACAGAAGCGTGGTTCTATGTCCACAACAAGATACACGAGGTTGAGCATGAAAATGTGGGTGTGGAAGGAGCCCATAAATCCGAGCTGGCCGCAGAGGCCGGAGCCCGGAAACTGACCCGCTATGCCAAACGCCGCTGGCGGGAACACCCAGCCCGGAAGGTGGCAAAGTGGGAACGGAAGGACATAAAAGCCCGGGCCAATGTGGATTTTCAGAAGATGGCCTCCGAGCACCCGGAACTTGCCAGCAATCCGCTTTCCCGTGTGCAGCAGAAATGGAAACTGAAACGCCGGTATTCCAAAGAGGCAAAAGCGGCTGCAAAACAGGGCGCAAAGGCCGCAAAGAAAACCGCTGCCGCTTCGGGAACTGCGACCCGGCGGGCAGCGCAGTTTGTGACCCGTCATCCCGTGGCGGTGCTGGTCCTGCTCCTGCTGTTGCTGCTCTGTTTTCTTGTGTCGGCGGTAAGTTCCATTTTCCCCACGCTTGGCAGCGGCCTTGCCAATGCGTTATCCGGCACCTCCTACGCCTCGGAGGATACGGACCTGCTGGGGGTGGACGAGGACTATACAGCGTTGGAAAACGAGCTGGCGCAGACGGTGGCGAACATTGAAAGCACCCATCCCGGCTATGACGAGTACCGCTATTCCGTGGACGAGATCGGCCATAACCCCTATGAGCTGGCATCCTATTTCTCTGCAAAGTACCATGTCTATTTCCGGGAACAGGTGCAGGACGAACTGCGGGAGATTTTCGAGGCACAGTATGAGCTGACCTTGACGGAGGAAGTCGAGATACGCTACCGCACCGAAACCAGCACCGACCCGGAGACCGGGGAAACCACCACCGAGGAAGTCCCCTATGAGTATTACATTCTCAATGTGACCCTCACAAACAAGACGCTGCCCGCCGTGATCCTGCCGAGGCTTAACGAACAGCAGCGGGAAATCTACACCGTTATGCAGCAGCTCAAAGGCAACAAACCCTATCTGTGGGAAGGGATTTACAACGGCGGCGAAGATACCGGCCCCAGCTATGAGATACCCGGCGAGGCGCTGGATGACCCGGCTTTTGCGGCGCTCATGGAAGAAGCCACAAAGTACATCGGCTGGCCCTATGTGTGGGGCGGCTCCAGCCCGTCCACCTCCTTTGACTGTTCGGGCTTTGTCTGCTGGGTGTACACGGCCAGCGGCGTCCACAACCTGCCCCGTACCACGGCGCAGGGCATTTATAACCAGTGCGCTATCATTTTCCCCTCCGAGGCAAAGCCCGGCGACATTATCTTTTTCACGGGAACCTATGACAGCCCCGGCCCTGTGTCCCATGTGGGGATTTATGTGGGCGACGGGATGATGCTCCATTGTGGTTCGCCCATCCAATACGCAAACATCAATTCAAGCTACTGGCAGACACATTTCTATGCCTTCGGGCGTTTGTGA
- a CDS encoding VirB4-like conjugal transfer ATPase, CD1110 family has translation MRCLAPERRRSRLRNSRRAGKPAGRKPEKQGLTGLFTKGKNIPTTAQQTLPYREMYRDGVCRVADRYYTKTIEYEDINYQLAQSEDQAAIFDGWSACLNYFDSSLPFQLSFLNHRSRPGSRYSVNIPMQDDDYNSVRCEYVEMLENQIAKSNNGIVRTKLLTFGVNVDDLPTARARLERVEADICGNFKKLGVKCRSLSGLERLELLHGQLHPGSGSPFRFSWDMIPKTGLSTKDFIAPDSFDFRFSRLFRVGTTWGAASYLQILASELSDKLLAELLEMDAEMTITLHIQTVDQAAAVKSIKAKVSDIDKMKVEEQKKAARSGYDMDILPPDLVTYSNDAKTLLEDLQSRNERMFLLTFLVVNMAPTRRELDNDLFTVSGIVQKYNCTLKRLDFQQEDGFLSSLPLGHNGIEIKRGMTTSSTAIFVPFMTQELRMDGEAVYYGLNALSHNVIMANRKKLKNPNGLFLGVPGSGKSFAAKRELVNVFLATRDRIIVVDPMGEYSPLIKRLGGQVIEIAPDSPHHINPMDIDLSFDEENPMALKADFILSLMELIVGGKDGLQPVERTVIDRCVRQMYREHLQDPETSKMPTLQTLYDLLCSQPEGEAVRLATALEIYVSGSLNVFNHETNVDLNRRLVCLDLKKLGAGLRTIAMLIMQDLVNSQVSMNFLRGIATWCYFDEFHVLLRDRLTASYCVAIWKMLRKKGCVPSALTQNVKDFLASPEIENIFENSDFLVLLSQAQGDRQILAKQLGISPHQLSYVTHTNSGEGLLFFGNTTIPFVDRFPQNTELYAIMTTRPEDKKQEMNRA, from the coding sequence ATGCGCTGCTTAGCGCCAGAAAGGAGGCGCAGCCGATTGCGAAACAGCAGAAGGGCCGGAAAGCCCGCAGGCAGAAAGCCTGAAAAGCAGGGCCTTACCGGCCTGTTCACGAAAGGAAAGAACATTCCCACCACCGCCCAGCAGACCCTCCCTTACCGGGAAATGTACCGGGACGGGGTGTGCCGGGTAGCGGACCGCTATTACACCAAAACCATTGAATACGAGGACATCAACTACCAGCTCGCACAGTCCGAAGATCAGGCGGCCATCTTTGACGGGTGGAGCGCCTGCCTTAACTACTTTGACAGCAGCCTTCCGTTCCAGCTTTCCTTCCTCAACCACCGGAGCCGCCCGGGCAGCCGGTACAGCGTGAACATCCCCATGCAGGACGATGATTACAACAGCGTCCGGTGTGAGTATGTGGAAATGCTGGAAAACCAGATCGCCAAAAGCAACAACGGCATTGTCCGCACAAAGCTCCTGACCTTCGGCGTGAACGTGGACGACCTTCCCACCGCCAGGGCAAGGCTGGAACGTGTAGAGGCGGACATTTGCGGGAACTTCAAAAAGCTGGGCGTCAAGTGCCGCTCCCTTTCGGGGCTGGAACGGCTGGAGCTTCTTCACGGGCAGCTCCACCCCGGCAGCGGATCCCCCTTCCGGTTTTCATGGGATATGATCCCCAAAACCGGGCTTTCCACCAAAGACTTTATCGCCCCGGACAGCTTCGACTTCCGTTTCAGCCGTCTGTTCCGGGTGGGGACGACTTGGGGCGCCGCCTCCTACTTGCAGATTTTGGCCTCGGAGCTCTCGGACAAGCTGCTGGCGGAGCTTTTGGAAATGGATGCGGAAATGACCATCACCCTCCATATCCAAACCGTCGATCAGGCCGCCGCCGTAAAATCCATCAAGGCCAAAGTCTCCGACATTGACAAGATGAAGGTGGAGGAACAAAAGAAGGCAGCCCGGTCAGGGTACGACATGGACATACTTCCGCCCGACCTCGTAACATACAGCAACGACGCAAAGACCCTTCTGGAAGATTTACAGAGCCGGAATGAAAGAATGTTCCTGCTGACCTTCCTTGTGGTAAACATGGCCCCGACCCGCCGGGAGCTGGACAATGACCTGTTCACGGTGTCCGGTATCGTCCAGAAATACAACTGCACCTTGAAGCGGCTGGACTTCCAGCAGGAGGATGGTTTTCTTTCCAGCCTTCCGCTGGGCCATAACGGCATTGAGATCAAGCGCGGCATGACGACAAGCTCCACGGCCATTTTCGTTCCCTTTATGACGCAGGAGCTCCGCATGGATGGCGAAGCCGTCTATTACGGGCTCAACGCACTTTCCCATAACGTCATCATGGCAAACCGGAAGAAGCTCAAAAATCCCAACGGCCTGTTCCTCGGCGTGCCGGGCTCCGGCAAATCCTTTGCCGCAAAGCGGGAGCTTGTGAACGTGTTCCTTGCCACCCGTGACCGGATCATTGTGGTTGATCCGATGGGCGAATATTCGCCCCTTATCAAGCGGCTGGGCGGACAGGTCATCGAGATCGCCCCGGACAGCCCCCACCACATCAACCCGATGGACATTGATTTGAGCTTCGACGAGGAAAACCCGATGGCGCTGAAAGCCGACTTTATTCTGTCGCTGATGGAGCTGATCGTTGGCGGCAAGGACGGCTTGCAGCCGGTGGAGCGTACCGTCATTGACCGCTGTGTACGCCAGATGTACCGGGAACACTTGCAGGACCCGGAAACAAGCAAAATGCCGACCCTCCAAACCCTGTATGACCTGCTCTGTTCCCAGCCGGAGGGCGAGGCGGTACGGCTGGCAACTGCCCTTGAAATTTATGTGTCGGGTTCTCTTAACGTGTTCAACCATGAAACCAATGTGGACTTGAACCGCCGTTTGGTATGCCTTGACTTAAAAAAGCTGGGGGCCGGGCTTCGGACGATTGCCATGCTCATTATGCAGGACTTGGTAAACTCGCAGGTGTCCATGAATTTCCTGCGTGGTATCGCTACATGGTGCTACTTCGACGAGTTCCATGTGCTGCTCCGCGACCGGCTGACGGCAAGCTATTGTGTGGCGATCTGGAAAATGCTGCGAAAAAAAGGGTGCGTTCCGAGTGCTTTAACGCAGAACGTAAAGGATTTTCTGGCAAGCCCAGAGATTGAGAACATCTTTGAAAACTCGGACTTCCTTGTGTTGCTCTCGCAGGCACAGGGGGACCGGCAGATTTTAGCCAAACAGCTTGGGATCAGCCCCCACCAGCTTTCCTATGTGACCCATACCAATTCCGGCGAAGGGTTGCTGTTCTTCGGGAATACCACCATCCCGTTTGTTGACCGCTTCCCGCAGAATACCGAGCTGTACGCCATTATGACCACCCGCCCGGAGGACAAAAAACAGGAAATGAACCGGGCATAA
- a CDS encoding PrgI family protein yields MAYVPVPKDLSKIKTKLAFNLTKRQLVCFSSAAAVGLPAYLFSRGSIGNSAAMFLMIGLMLPFFFLAMYERDGLPLEKVLKNIIRTRFLYPRVRPYKTENFYALLSARKEAQPIAKQQKGRKARRQKA; encoded by the coding sequence ATGGCCTATGTGCCAGTACCAAAAGACCTTTCCAAAATCAAGACAAAGCTGGCCTTCAACCTAACGAAGCGCCAGCTTGTTTGTTTTTCCAGCGCGGCGGCGGTGGGCCTCCCGGCTTACCTGTTTTCCCGTGGCAGTATCGGGAACAGTGCCGCCATGTTCCTGATGATCGGCCTCATGCTCCCGTTCTTCTTTCTGGCTATGTATGAACGAGACGGTCTGCCGCTGGAAAAAGTGCTGAAAAACATCATCCGCACCCGGTTCCTCTATCCCCGTGTGCGGCCTTACAAAACCGAAAACTTCTATGCGCTGCTTAGCGCCAGAAAGGAGGCGCAGCCGATTGCGAAACAGCAGAAGGGCCGGAAAGCCCGCAGGCAGAAAGCCTGA